Proteins found in one Triticum aestivum cultivar Chinese Spring chromosome 4D, IWGSC CS RefSeq v2.1, whole genome shotgun sequence genomic segment:
- the LOC123096634 gene encoding uncharacterized protein yields MASATPAGGDGLGDASGGDLPCFDGSGGYSSSEYSSAEEDFAEPALSMEQRLQMARIWVDNPSTAHHWTHGFGGVLFFFDASEMLELKLCSSDVTYLNMIAVMETQGFSEYDLLFHIENPDLGEKGLEMVESNAELQLVKKQVEECKVLNLLVRACPPPCSKFQRQELSTVVLYDLSEPPIYAVDEEGVAFESQSSSCSLVAHGTGVCTQESKNVKGKLKAVLEIEEEEGYDGSGGSDCEGEDDSDVNPFYMGDADDIEMDEGKKQREYDEVEEEETDDEESEEEEMVHYSGDTEVEEPFEMDEDDKVVSQDEETVIVHEEKKKKKQKLPVRKGPTTRTHSSVVQEEEPDFQPSSDEEQKGLLKEADDDGYEPLAFVLPKKRKSRAKQRPPRKWYNEKMEAPHEQLCLQMCFKDQHQFREALLNLHITQGRNFKYHRNSDQRIIVECNQKHCNFFMVAAVIKGETTFVIKKMRIKHTCPISTETTRVSAKWLAQKYESLFRSDLTTGIQTLIDACMEKYGVDVPKSMAYRAKNLAIDAVLGDHKKQYPRLKDYAQTVMDTNPGSRVVVTTVTPTPTEKIPHPGPRFHAMFYCINGAREGFLKGCRPFIGVDGCFIKLTTGAQLLAATGRDGNNNIYPLAFGIVGQEDTPNWCWFLHQLKICLGGEVGRFGPYTIMSDRQKGLLNAVNAVFPKCNQRFCLRHIYANFQNAGFRGEDLKKCMDNAAYAYSEHKFNIAMNDLRAECEQAWEWLCQIPKKTWARHAFDTNCKTDLVVNNLSEVFNKYVLDVRKKPIRTMCDGIKDKQMVRWHRNRESGKKARWDITPHYSEKLEVEKERAKYCKPIQAGVDLWQVTSGQQTHAVNLQMHTCGCRKWDLSGIPCNHAISAINKAKRKPEDYVSKFFKKEIYLAAYEPMIYPVPGEHDWTRTPGPDIDPPAFKVKRGRKKEKRIKGKFEVPKPKETSRMGTITCGNCGLQGHRYTSCNKQLKPELALRKNKHVPLARNSNAGAAATTQASTTSHPTPTTTPTAGTGAGRGAGRGAAAAAAGTGAARGAGRGAAPGAGRGAGRGRGTFSAPRQSGPSTSTAPSTSTATPPSGGRNRGWRAYFYASGNH; encoded by the exons ATGGCCTCGGCGACTCCGGCAGGCGGCGATGGCCTGGGCGATGCTAGCGGCGGCGACCTCCCCTGCTTCGATGGCAGTGGCGGCTACTCCAGCTCGGAGTACAGTAGCGCGGAGGAAGATTTTGCGGAGCCGGCGTTGTCGATGGAGCAGAGGCTGCAGATGGCGCGAATTTGGGTGGACAACCCTAGCACCGCCCATCACTGGACTCATGGCTTCGGTGGTGTTCT GTTCTTTTTTGATGCTTCAGAAATGTTAGAGCTGAAGCTCTGCAGTTCAGATGTAACATACCTGAATATGATTGCAGTGATGGAAACCCAAGGATTTAGTGAATATGATCTGCTGTTTCACATTGAGAATCCAGATTTAGGGGAGAAAGGATTGGAGATGGTAGAGAGTAATGCTGAGTTGCAACTAGTAAAGAAGCAGGTTGAGGAGTGTAAGGTTTTAAATTTGCTAGTGAGGGCATGTCCACCTCCTTGCAGCAAGTTTCAGAGGCAAGAATTATCCACTGTTGTGTTATATGATCTCAGTGAGCCACCCATCTATGCTGTTGATGAAGAAGGAGTTGCCTTTGAAAGTCAGAGTAGCAGCTGCAGTTTAGTAGCTCATGGTACTGGTGTTTGCACACAAGAGAGCAAGAATGTAAAAGGAAAACTGAAAGCTGTTTtggaaatagaagaagaagagggatatgATGGCAGTGGTGGTTCTGATTGTGAAGGTGAAGATGACAGTGATGTAAACCCTTTTTATATGGGTGATGCTGATGACATAGAGATGGATGAGGGAAAGAAACAGAGAGAGTATGATGAAGTAGAAGAggaagaaacagatgatgaagaaTCTGAGGAGGAAGAAATGGTGCATTACTCTGGTGACACAGAGGTTGAGGAACCTTTTGAAATGGATGAAGATGACAAGGTTGTTTCACAGGATGAAGAAACTGTAATTGTacatgaagagaagaagaagaagaaacagaagcttCCAGTTAGGAAAGGGCCTACAACAAGGACACATTCAAGTGTAGTTCAAGAGGAGGAACCTGATTTCCAACCTTCATCTGATGAAGAACAGAAAGGATTGTTgaaggaggctgatgatgatggtTATGAGCCATTGGCATTTGtgctgccaaagaaaaggaagagcAGGGCAAAGCAGAGGCCTCCTAGAAAATGGTACAATGAGAAAATGGAGGCACCACATGAGCAATTATGTCTACAGATGTGTTTCAAGGATCAACATCAATTCAGAGAGGCTTTGTTGAACTTACACATCACTCAAGGCAGAAACTTCAAATATCATAGGAACTCAGATCAAAGAATAATTGTAGAATGCAACCAAAAACATTGCAACTTCTTTATGGTGGCAGCAGTTATAAAAGGTGAAACTACTTTTGTAATTAAGAAGATGAGAATTAAGCACACTTGCCCTATTAGTACAGAGACAACAAGGGTAAGTGCCAAGTGGCTTGCACAGAAGTATGAGTCACTGTTCAGATCTGATCTAACAACTGGCATTCAGACTTTGATTGATGCCTGCATGGAGAAGTATGGTGTGGATGTGCCCAAGTCAATGGCATATAGGGCAAAGAACCTAGCTATTGATGCTGTGCTAGGAGACCACAAGAAGCAATACCCTAGGTTGAAAGACTATGCTCAGACAGTGATGgatacaaaccctgggagtagagtAGTAGTCACTACTGTAACTCCAACACCCACTGAAAAAATCCCCCATCCAGGTCCAAGATTCCATGCTATGTTCTATTgcatcaatggagcaagggaggggtttCTCAAGGGGTGCAGACCATTCATTG GTGTTGATGGGTGCTTCATTAAGTTAACTACTGGTGCTCAACTActtgctgccactggtagagatggcaacaacaatatatacccactagcatttggTATTGTTGGGCAAGAGGACACACCTAACtggtgttggtttctacaccaacttAAAATCTGCCTAGGAGGAGAAGTGGGAAGGTTTGGTCCATATACAATAATGTCAGATAGACAAAAG GGCCTACTAAATGCAGTGAATGCTGTCTTTCCTAAGTGCAACCAAAGGTTCTGCCTTAGGCATATCTATGCAAACTTCCAAAATGCTGGGTTTAGGGGGGAAGATCTGAAAAAGTGTATGGATAATGCTGCCTATGCATATAGTGAACACAAATTTAACATTGCAATGAATGACCTTAGAGCTGAGTGTGAGCAAGCTTGGGAGTGGCTTTGTCAAATACCCAAGAAAACATGGGcaaggcatgcatttgacacaaactGCAAGACTGACCTTGTAGTTAACAATTTatctgaggtgttcaacaagtatgTCCTAGATGTTAGGAAGAAACCAATTAGGACAATGTGTGATGGAATAAAGGATAAGCAGATGGTGAGGTGGCATAGGAATAGGGAGAGTGGAAAGAAAGCTAGATGGGACATAACACCCCATTATAGTGAGAAGCTAGAGGTTGAGAAGGAGAGGGCCaaatattgcaaaccaattcaagcTGGTGTGGACTTGTGGCAAGTTACAAGTGGGCAGCAAACCCATGCTGTTAACTTGCAAATGCACACATGTGGGTGCAGAAAATGGGACCTAAGTGGCATCCCATGtaaccatgccatctcagcaatAAACAAGGCCAAAAGAAAACCAGAGGATTATGTCAGCAAGTTCTTCAAGAAAGAAATTTATCTGGCAGCTTATGAACCAATGATCTATCCAGTTCCTGGTGAGCATGACTGGACAAGGACACCTGGTCCAGACATTGACCCACCTGCATTTAAAGTgaagagaggaagaaagaaagagaagaggatcaAGGGGAAATTTGAAGTCCCAAAGCCTAAGGAGACATCAAGAATGGGGACTATAACATGTGGCAATTGTGGACTGCAAGGACATAGGTACACAAGCTGCAACAAGCAGTTGAAGCCTGAGCTGGCTTTGAGGAAGAACAAACATGTG CCTCTTGCAAGGAATTCCAATGCTGGTGCTGCTGCTACTACACAAGCATCAACAACTTCTCATCCAACTCCTACAACAACACCAACAGCTGGAACAGGAGCTGGGAGAGGAGCTGGGAGAGGGGCTGCAGCTGCAGCTGCTGGGACTGGTGCTGCTAGAGGTGCTGGTAGAGGTGCTGCACCAGGTGCTGGGAGAGGTGCTGGGAGAGGGAGAGGTACATTCTCTGCCCCAAGGCAATCTGGTCCCTCCACATCTACTGCTCCCTCTACATCTACTGCTACTCCACCTTCTGGTGGTAGAAACAGAGGATGGAGAGCCTACTTCTATGCAAGTGGTAACCACTAA
- the LOC123096635 gene encoding uncharacterized protein, with translation MVLEDESSDDNSSLPYMHSETSTDGLNQVVFVVRISFDLICPRPLHMMVTWILLGQVPFSLEDPDYKGLELDLIVLCEKHGKPSERLVAFEGTMTGRRFLACAEPEGQNCGFVQWVDEQWPPTMENALLKLWSMVEESKSARVNDNLQSALTIHQLTEEKNKLDADYDKLVKDVHQLVDFQQDRVVDFSYLQSAVTYQHQCRAELVAGMNAEMAKKDAAAQKLQQKYELLCNLTSAQATVIQNLKLKNMKEKELLSEGRMNLELKNAEFTKFEEKLTQEKLELKLQVADLLKLKENHNEEKQMQEFKITELIKAEEKLKEKIKGIQAILQN, from the exons ATGGTTCTGGAGGACGAGAGCAGCGACGACAACTCAAGCCTCCCGTACATGCACTCCGAAACCTCCACCGATGGGCTGAACCAG GTGGTCTTTGTTGTTAggatttcgtttgatttgatttgtCCTCGTCCTCTGCACATGATGGTAACTTGGATTTTGCTTGGGCAGGTGCCTTTCTCTCTTGAGGACCCGGATTACAAGGGTCTTGAGCTAGATCTGATAGTGTTGTGCGAGAAGCATGGGAAGCCATCAGAGAGGCTTGTTGCGTTTGAAGGAACAATGACTGGGAGAAGGTTCTTAGCATGTGCAGAGCCG GAAGGTCAGAATTGTGGGTTTGTTCAGTGGGTTGATGAGCAGTGGCCCCCAACAATGGAGAATGCATTGCTGAAGCTTTGGTCAATGGTTGAAGAGAGCAAGTCTGCTAGGGTGAATGATAATCTTCAAAGTGCTCTAACTATTCATCAGTTGACAGAAGAAAAGAACAAGCTGGATGCAGACTATGACAAGTTAGTGAAAGATGTGCATCAACTTGTGGACTTTCAGCAGGATAGGGTTGTGGATTTCAGTTATCTGCAGTCTGCTGTCACATATCAGCACCAATGCAGAGCTGAATTGGTGGCTGGTATGAATGCAGAAATGGCAAAGAAAGATGCAGCTGCACAGAAGCTTCAACAAAAGTATGAACTCCTGTGCAACCTGACAAGTGCTCAAGCAACTGTCATCCAAAACttgaagttgaagaatatgaaagagAAGGAATTGTTGAGTGAGGGTAGGATGAATTTGGAGTTGAAGAATGCAGAGTTCACAAAGTTTgaggagaagctcacccaagagaagCTAGAGTTGAAGCTCCAGGTTGCTGATCTGCTGAAGCTCAAGGAAAACCATAATGAAGAGAAGCAGATGCAAGAGTTTAAGATTACTGAGCTCAtcaaggcagaggagaagctgaaggagaagatcaaggggatCCAGGCCATCTTGCAGAACTGA